Proteins from one Ornithobacterium rhinotracheale genomic window:
- the rplU gene encoding 50S ribosomal protein L21, translating to MYAIIEIAGLQYKVEQDQQLYVNRLKGEAGETIVLDKVLLTDNGSVTVGAPVIDGLTVEAKIVEHVKGDKVVVFKKKRRKGYKKKTGFRASLTKIEILSIGGVKGEKPVKKAKATSAKAKKDDLTIVEGIGPKVQELFNENGINTLEELAAKKSEELKAILEPKGGIYAAMDTETWPKQAQMAAEGKIEELKAWQDELKGGK from the coding sequence ATGTACGCAATTATAGAGATAGCCGGGCTTCAATACAAAGTTGAGCAAGACCAGCAGTTGTATGTGAACCGTTTGAAAGGAGAAGCAGGAGAAACAATCGTTTTAGACAAAGTGCTTTTAACTGATAATGGTAGCGTAACTGTAGGCGCCCCAGTTATAGATGGTTTAACCGTTGAGGCAAAAATCGTTGAACATGTAAAAGGAGACAAAGTTGTAGTCTTTAAAAAGAAAAGAAGAAAAGGATATAAAAAGAAAACAGGTTTTCGTGCTTCATTAACTAAAATTGAAATTCTTTCAATTGGAGGAGTAAAAGGTGAAAAACCAGTTAAAAAAGCAAAAGCTACATCTGCCAAAGCTAAAAAAGATGATTTAACAATCGTGGAAGGAATTGGACCAAAAGTTCAAGAATTATTCAACGAGAATGGAATCAATACTCTTGAAGAATTGGCTGCTAAAAAATCAGAAGAATTAAAAGCTATCCTTGAACCAAAAGGAGGAATCTACGCTGCTATGGACACAGAAACTTGGCCAAAGCAAGCACAAATGGCTGCCGAAGGTAAAATCGAAGAGCTTAAGGCTTGGCAAGATGAGCTTAAAGGTGGTAAATAA
- a CDS encoding pyruvate dehydrogenase complex dihydrolipoamide acetyltransferase produces the protein MAEIIKMPRLSDTMEEGKVESWNKKVGDKVSYGDILAEIETDKAVQEFETDVEGTLLYIGVEAGQAAPVDSILAIIGAEGEDISGLVSGGGANQSASAQEAVAPAEEPQAEAAPAAEVPGNVTIVSMPRLSDTMEEGKVESWNKKVGDKVSYGDILAEIETDKAVQEFETDVEGTLLYIGVEAGQSAPVDSILAIIGPEGTDVSAIVGGGGAKPAAKAEAPKAEAPKQAAPAQEKKETPAPAAPKAQATNNLGRVFISPLAKKLADEKGYDINQIQGTGDNGRIIKKDVENFTPQTAAAKPAVAGPVALEVGEDTVIPNSQMRKVIAKRLSESKFTAPHYYLTIEVDMDNVMAARKQINQIPNTKVSFNDIVLKATAMAVKKHPVVNSTWKDNEIVQYAAVNIGVAVAVPDGLVVPVVKNTDLKSLSQISAEVKDLATRSRDRKIKADEMEGSTFTVSNLGAYGVESFTSIINQPNSCILSVGAIVEKPVVKNGQIVVGHTMKLCLACDHRTVDGATGSTFLQTLKQYLETPMSMLV, from the coding sequence ATGGCTGAAATTATAAAAATGCCAAGATTGAGCGATACCATGGAAGAAGGTAAAGTGGAATCTTGGAACAAAAAAGTAGGAGATAAAGTATCATACGGCGACATCTTAGCCGAAATCGAAACAGATAAAGCAGTTCAAGAATTTGAAACAGATGTAGAAGGTACTCTTTTATACATCGGAGTAGAGGCTGGTCAAGCAGCACCAGTTGATAGTATTTTAGCTATCATCGGTGCAGAAGGCGAAGACATCAGCGGTTTGGTAAGCGGTGGAGGTGCTAACCAATCAGCGTCAGCTCAAGAAGCTGTTGCTCCTGCAGAAGAACCACAAGCGGAAGCTGCACCAGCGGCTGAAGTTCCAGGAAATGTAACTATCGTTTCTATGCCAAGATTGAGCGATACCATGGAAGAAGGTAAAGTAGAATCTTGGAACAAAAAAGTAGGAGATAAAGTATCATACGGCGACATCTTAGCCGAAATCGAAACGGATAAAGCGGTTCAAGAATTTGAAACAGATGTAGAAGGTACTTTATTATATATAGGTGTAGAAGCTGGGCAATCAGCACCAGTTGATAGCATTTTGGCAATCATCGGACCTGAAGGAACAGATGTTTCTGCAATCGTAGGAGGTGGTGGTGCAAAACCAGCTGCTAAAGCGGAAGCTCCAAAAGCTGAAGCACCTAAGCAAGCTGCACCAGCACAAGAGAAAAAAGAAACTCCAGCTCCTGCTGCTCCAAAAGCACAAGCTACCAACAATTTAGGTAGAGTATTTATTTCTCCATTGGCTAAAAAATTGGCTGATGAAAAAGGATACGATATCAATCAAATTCAAGGTACAGGAGACAACGGAAGAATCATCAAAAAAGATGTTGAAAACTTTACACCACAAACTGCTGCTGCTAAGCCAGCTGTTGCTGGTCCAGTTGCATTGGAAGTAGGAGAAGATACTGTAATCCCTAACTCTCAAATGAGAAAAGTGATTGCTAAGCGTCTTTCTGAAAGTAAATTTACAGCACCACACTACTACTTAACCATTGAAGTAGATATGGATAACGTGATGGCAGCTCGTAAGCAAATCAACCAAATTCCAAATACAAAAGTATCTTTCAACGATATCGTATTGAAAGCTACTGCCATGGCTGTGAAAAAACACCCAGTGGTAAATTCAACTTGGAAAGATAACGAAATCGTACAATACGCTGCTGTAAACATCGGTGTTGCAGTTGCTGTTCCAGATGGGCTTGTAGTACCTGTAGTGAAAAATACAGATTTAAAATCATTATCTCAAATTTCTGCTGAGGTAAAAGATTTAGCTACAAGATCAAGAGATAGAAAAATCAAAGCTGATGAGATGGAAGGTTCTACCTTTACAGTTTCTAACCTAGGAGCTTACGGTGTAGAAAGCTTTACATCAATCATCAATCAGCCAAACTCTTGTATCCTTTCTGTGGGGGCGATTGTAGAAAAACCAGTTGTTAAAAACGGACAAATCGTAGTTGGTCATACAATGAAACTTTGTTTAGCTTGCGACCACAGAACTGTGGACGGAGCAACTGGAAGTACTTTCCTACAAACTTTAAAACAATACTTAGAGACTCCAATGTCTATGCTTGTGTAG
- a CDS encoding DUF3817 domain-containing protein, whose translation MLKYFKNLPKDKLIKQFKAACIAEGITCILLYLVAMPIKYQWGIFWQMIPIGILHGIMFTWYLLLINDVRKALNWDDEDFVFAILAAFFPFASFWVEVDLVKKRME comes from the coding sequence ATGTTGAAATATTTTAAGAACTTACCAAAAGATAAGCTGATAAAGCAATTCAAAGCGGCATGCATTGCCGAGGGCATTACCTGTATTTTACTATATTTAGTAGCCATGCCCATCAAGTACCAATGGGGTATTTTCTGGCAAATGATTCCTATCGGGATTTTGCATGGAATCATGTTTACTTGGTATTTGTTGCTTATAAACGATGTAAGGAAAGCGCTCAATTGGGATGATGAAGACTTTGTTTTTGCCATATTAGCGGCATTTTTTCCCTTTGCAAGTTTTTGGGTAGAAGTGGATTTGGTGAAAAAAAGAATGGAATAA
- the rpmA gene encoding 50S ribosomal protein L27 has translation MAHKKGVGSSKNGRESESKRLGVKIFGGQNAVAGNIIVRQRGTKHHPGNNVGIGKDHTLFALVNGKVVFTKKRDNRSYVSVEPYVD, from the coding sequence ATGGCACACAAGAAAGGAGTTGGTAGTTCTAAAAACGGTCGTGAATCAGAATCTAAACGCCTTGGCGTAAAAATATTTGGTGGACAAAACGCAGTTGCGGGTAATATTATCGTGCGTCAGCGTGGAACTAAACACCATCCAGGTAACAATGTAGGAATCGGAAAAGATCACACATTATTTGCTTTGGTAAATGGTAAAGTAGTTTTTACTAAAAAGAGAGACAATCGTTCATATGTATCGGTTGAGCCGTATGTAGACTAA
- the cdd gene encoding cytidine deaminase produces the protein MKEWNFKYEVFSSEDELNAQEQMLLEKAKDAKDRAYAPYSKFQVGCSLLLSNGEVFTGNNQENAAYPSGLCAERVAIFAAKSQYPDAVVKKIFITTSAENMKEAISPCGSCRQVLVEYEKNQFSKIEIYFQGAEAQIIKLFSVCDLLPFTFHSEMLGE, from the coding sequence ATGAAAGAATGGAATTTTAAATATGAAGTCTTTTCATCAGAGGATGAGCTAAATGCTCAAGAGCAGATGTTGCTGGAAAAAGCTAAAGATGCTAAAGACAGAGCTTATGCTCCTTATTCCAAATTTCAAGTAGGCTGTTCGTTATTATTAAGTAATGGCGAAGTTTTTACTGGAAATAATCAGGAAAACGCTGCTTATCCTAGCGGATTATGTGCAGAGCGTGTTGCTATTTTTGCGGCAAAAAGCCAATATCCAGATGCGGTGGTGAAAAAGATTTTTATCACCACAAGTGCCGAAAATATGAAAGAGGCAATATCTCCATGTGGATCGTGTAGGCAAGTTTTGGTAGAATATGAGAAAAATCAATTTTCTAAGATAGAAATCTATTTTCAGGGAGCAGAAGCCCAAATAATCAAGCTGTTTAGTGTTTGCGATTTGTTGCCATTTACATTTCATTCCGAGATGTTGGGGGAATAG
- the pdhA gene encoding pyruvate dehydrogenase (acetyl-transferring) E1 component subunit alpha, whose amino-acid sequence MKEITKETYLKWFEEMTFWRRFEDKCRSMYLKQKIRGFLHLYNGQEAIPAGLMQVMDMGKDKMITAYRCHVLPMAMGVDPKRIMAELFGKVDGTSHGMGGSMHVFSKEHNFFGGHGIVGGQIALGAGIAFADKYFERDGVTFCFMGDGATRQGSLHETFNMAMNWKLPVVFICENNQYAMGTSVKRTANHEDIYKLADGYEMPSQPVDGMDPVKVAEAAYEAIERARRGDGPTFLDIKTYRYRGHSMSDAEPYRTKEEVNKYKEQDPILLVQHRILENGWATEEELNKITDEQIKKVDECVDFAEKSPFPEVEQIYSMVYEQENYPFLDKVENQ is encoded by the coding sequence ATGAAAGAGATAACCAAAGAGACCTACTTAAAGTGGTTCGAGGAAATGACCTTCTGGAGACGATTTGAAGACAAATGTCGTTCCATGTATTTGAAACAAAAAATTAGAGGCTTTTTGCACTTATATAATGGGCAAGAGGCGATTCCTGCAGGTCTTATGCAGGTAATGGACATGGGGAAAGATAAGATGATTACAGCTTATCGTTGTCATGTTTTACCAATGGCTATGGGGGTAGACCCAAAAAGAATTATGGCTGAACTCTTTGGGAAGGTAGATGGGACTTCTCATGGTATGGGAGGTTCTATGCACGTGTTTAGCAAAGAACATAACTTTTTTGGAGGTCATGGTATCGTAGGTGGGCAAATTGCACTTGGTGCTGGTATTGCTTTCGCAGATAAATATTTTGAAAGAGATGGTGTTACTTTCTGTTTCATGGGAGACGGTGCTACAAGACAAGGTTCCTTACACGAAACATTCAACATGGCGATGAACTGGAAATTGCCAGTAGTTTTCATTTGTGAAAACAACCAATATGCAATGGGTACTAGTGTTAAGAGAACTGCCAACCACGAAGATATTTATAAACTAGCAGATGGGTATGAAATGCCTTCTCAACCAGTAGACGGCATGGACCCTGTAAAAGTGGCAGAAGCAGCTTATGAGGCAATTGAAAGAGCAAGACGCGGAGACGGGCCTACTTTCTTAGATATTAAAACTTACCGATACAGAGGGCACTCAATGTCTGATGCTGAACCTTACAGAACTAAAGAAGAGGTAAATAAATACAAAGAGCAAGATCCAATTTTACTTGTTCAACACAGAATTTTAGAAAACGGATGGGCGACTGAAGAAGAGTTGAACAAAATTACCGACGAGCAAATCAAAAAAGTAGACGAGTGTGTTGATTTTGCAGAAAAATCTCCATTCCCAGAAGTAGAACAAATCTACTCTATGGTTTACGAACAAGAAAATTATCCATTCTTAGACAAAGTAGAAAATCAATAA
- a CDS encoding TIGR02117 family protein, which yields MKKLFQVLKKVFLSILLFFVLYFVAVLIGGNIKCNTDHHSAGEVTIYLLSNGVHTDFVVPIKNEIYDWQTLISPEDTKGGYRDYTYVAIGWGNKGFYMEIPTWSDLTPRIAARAAFGIGGTAMHTTYYKNIVPDGKETIEVKISKAEYKKLVDKIVNSFQLQNGKSIQIKTDATYDIDDAFYEAKGKYSVFYTCNTWLNQVLKEVGLPSCSWAVLSNDIMKVYQ from the coding sequence ATGAAAAAACTATTTCAAGTTTTAAAAAAGGTATTTTTATCGATTTTATTATTTTTCGTATTGTATTTTGTTGCAGTACTAATCGGAGGGAATATAAAGTGCAATACTGATCATCATTCAGCAGGGGAAGTAACGATTTATCTGCTCAGCAATGGTGTGCATACAGATTTTGTGGTGCCAATAAAAAATGAAATATATGATTGGCAAACGCTAATTTCTCCAGAGGACACCAAGGGAGGTTATCGTGATTATACCTATGTAGCAATCGGCTGGGGAAACAAAGGTTTTTATATGGAAATCCCAACATGGAGTGATTTAACGCCGAGGATTGCTGCCCGTGCAGCTTTTGGAATAGGCGGAACAGCAATGCATACCACTTATTATAAAAATATAGTGCCAGATGGCAAGGAAACAATCGAAGTTAAAATTAGCAAAGCTGAATATAAAAAATTAGTAGATAAAATTGTAAATTCCTTTCAACTGCAAAATGGCAAATCGATTCAAATAAAAACCGATGCAACATATGATATAGATGATGCCTTTTATGAAGCCAAAGGAAAATACAGTGTTTTTTACACCTGCAATACATGGCTTAATCAAGTGTTGAAAGAGGTGGGGCTACCCTCTTGTTCATGGGCAGTTTTGTCAAATGATATAATGAAAGTTTACCAATAA
- a CDS encoding YifB family Mg chelatase-like AAA ATPase codes for MLVKTYGSAIYGIDATTITVETNVDKGTGYFIVGLPDSAVRESSHRISAALQNIGYKNPRQKIIINMAPADIRKEGSAYDLTIAMGILTASKQIQAENIEDYLIMGELSLDGSVLPIKGVLPIAIQARKEGFKGIILPKENAMEAAVVNNLEVYGVSNIKEVIDFFDQGTPLDLVEFDTRKEFFKSINQFPFDFADVKGQENVKRAMEIAAAGGHNILLIGPPGSGKTMLAKRIPSILPPLTLSEALETTKIHSVAGKLKKNSSLMTVRPFTSPHHTTSDVALVGGGSYPQPGEISLAHNGVLFLDELPEFQRSVLEVMRQPLEDREVTISRAKFTVTYPASFMLVASMNPSPSGFFPDDPQNTSTPAEMQRYMNKISGPLLDRIDLHIEVVPVPFEKLSAERNGETSEQIRNRVIAAREIQENRYKDTEHVHYNAQMSPKQLDEFCVLDDASYTLLKNAMDKLNLSARAYDRILRVARTIADLDKSENISSTHLAEAIQYRSLDRVGYF; via the coding sequence ATGCTTGTAAAAACTTACGGAAGTGCCATCTATGGCATCGACGCAACGACAATTACTGTAGAAACCAATGTAGACAAAGGAACGGGATATTTTATCGTAGGACTGCCCGATAGTGCCGTGCGAGAAAGCAGCCACCGAATAAGTGCCGCACTACAAAACATTGGTTACAAAAATCCCCGACAAAAAATCATCATTAACATGGCGCCTGCCGATATCCGAAAAGAAGGTTCGGCTTATGATTTAACCATCGCCATGGGAATTCTCACCGCATCCAAGCAGATTCAAGCCGAAAATATTGAAGATTATTTAATCATGGGCGAATTATCGCTCGACGGAAGTGTTTTGCCCATCAAAGGCGTTTTACCTATCGCCATTCAAGCAAGAAAAGAAGGCTTCAAGGGAATTATTTTACCCAAAGAAAATGCAATGGAAGCGGCCGTAGTCAATAATCTTGAAGTCTATGGCGTGAGCAACATCAAAGAAGTGATCGACTTTTTTGACCAAGGCACTCCACTAGATTTAGTGGAATTTGACACCAGAAAAGAATTTTTTAAATCCATCAACCAATTTCCGTTTGATTTTGCCGATGTCAAAGGGCAGGAAAATGTAAAACGCGCTATGGAAATCGCCGCCGCTGGCGGGCACAACATTCTACTCATCGGGCCACCTGGTAGTGGGAAAACTATGCTTGCCAAGCGCATTCCGTCGATTTTGCCACCACTCACATTAAGCGAAGCCTTGGAAACGACCAAAATTCATTCGGTGGCAGGAAAATTAAAGAAAAATTCATCACTTATGACTGTGCGCCCATTCACTTCACCACACCACACCACCTCAGATGTAGCCTTGGTGGGCGGTGGCAGCTACCCACAGCCAGGCGAAATCTCTTTAGCCCACAATGGCGTTTTATTTTTGGACGAATTACCCGAATTTCAACGCAGCGTTTTGGAAGTGATGCGCCAGCCACTCGAAGACCGAGAGGTTACGATTTCTAGGGCTAAATTCACGGTTACCTACCCTGCCAGTTTTATGCTCGTGGCATCTATGAATCCAAGCCCGAGCGGTTTTTTCCCAGATGACCCGCAAAATACTTCTACCCCAGCCGAAATGCAACGCTATATGAATAAAATTTCGGGACCGCTTTTAGACCGAATTGATCTGCACATCGAGGTGGTGCCCGTGCCTTTTGAAAAGCTTTCGGCAGAACGAAATGGCGAAACGAGCGAGCAAATCAGAAATCGTGTGATTGCCGCCCGAGAAATTCAAGAAAACCGATACAAGGATACCGAACATGTGCACTATAACGCTCAAATGAGCCCTAAGCAATTGGATGAATTTTGCGTTTTGGACGATGCAAGCTATACCTTATTAAAGAATGCTATGGATAAGCTCAATCTTTCGGCACGAGCCTACGACCGAATTTTGCGCGTAGCACGAACGATTGCCGATTTAGACAAGTCAGAAAATATTTCTTCAACACATTTGGCAGAGGCAATTCAATATAGAAGTTTAGATCGTGTAGGCTATTTTTAG